A window of Streptomyces gilvosporeus contains these coding sequences:
- a CDS encoding AAA family ATPase has protein sequence MERRAPLVGRDHHVGVVADALRPAGTARTLLVTGEAGAGKTAVLDEARHAVVQEGARVLRLSWETATGPTGAATLADAVCGVLAEARHGRLAAHITAVRRAQSRSGDGGELTLLSTLGETLADAVRHVPFALVLDGAERIPPPTASALQLMLRVFRPAGLPVVMAGRPVPRRPAVAPDLATAADRVLDLPPLRPADVGELVGQRLGRPAESALLAAVRRSLGPLAGNPAAVLSMLTALDEDDRLVDLDGRTCLTGAEDDLRLTVDAEPLRRVTADGTDAAVALACLLHRAELRLEDLHRLIPACPVLAADLGPTVDRLVRERALTIDGDGRLAFAVPALAAALRTLSPRRDVRSMHAAVVQTVAERLGPATTGACHPLLADHVAAAGFALNDGVAVPLLLAAAAKDARSYHPRAARAYLSALRRLPPNYPATLGVLREAAELGLRCGDHVGVLALAEPILAGLRDPGPTDGGGLEFASLAWGLSALHEHRSPYDDGAVPREVFARMPRAAMLAALGGRYGIGLLTPWPPSAEPASDSGRLRDGHGPLPSQTELRTLAAAVGGHEELARAVHGLQREEVCDAVIGRLRDAAAYGDLAGALESVLGERYVRADHSAAGRYHAMVTDYLAGRWDDALSAARGIEQRGGARGGPGGQLARALAAEIHCFRGDLVRAREWLDRIPGTVVHPLVARARLAVRYWSGQQDAALEEAWHAVRRARDSGLLTGAERVLLRILAFAEETRPRQARQALEQLAALHAEADTAMTREALLVARGVLDRDVDGAHDAYRSAERRGDRHMMLYCCQVLAEVGDDPQPWLAEAARHTHLLSLGRQGRALLGRSAQRRNMPLPRGRSAREGLSEADVRLIRMVGEGGTNRQIAARLACSEKTVEQRLARLFQRTGRRSRVELVAAWLDGSLAGRGPVPDVSPGGAASPGAGSGPAGG, from the coding sequence GTGGAACGCCGTGCACCTCTCGTCGGCAGGGACCACCACGTCGGCGTGGTCGCCGACGCCCTGCGTCCGGCCGGTACGGCGCGGACCCTGCTCGTGACCGGCGAGGCCGGAGCGGGCAAGACCGCCGTGCTGGACGAGGCGCGGCACGCGGTGGTCCAGGAGGGGGCCAGGGTGTTGCGGTTGTCCTGGGAGACCGCCACCGGGCCGACCGGGGCCGCCACCCTTGCCGACGCCGTCTGCGGCGTGCTCGCCGAGGCCCGGCACGGCCGGCTCGCGGCCCACATCACCGCGGTGCGCCGGGCGCAGTCGCGTTCCGGTGACGGCGGCGAACTGACACTGCTGTCCACGCTGGGCGAGACCCTCGCGGACGCGGTGCGCCACGTGCCGTTCGCCCTCGTCCTCGACGGCGCCGAGCGCATCCCCCCGCCGACAGCGTCCGCGCTCCAGTTGATGCTGCGCGTGTTCCGGCCCGCGGGCCTGCCGGTGGTGATGGCCGGGCGCCCGGTGCCCCGGCGCCCGGCAGTCGCGCCCGATCTGGCGACGGCGGCCGACCGGGTGCTCGACCTGCCGCCGCTGCGGCCGGCGGACGTCGGCGAGCTCGTCGGACAGCGCCTCGGCCGTCCCGCCGAATCCGCGCTGCTCGCGGCGGTGCGGCGTTCCCTCGGCCCCCTGGCCGGCAACCCCGCGGCCGTGCTGTCGATGCTCACCGCGCTGGATGAGGACGACCGCCTCGTCGATCTCGACGGCCGTACCTGCCTGACCGGAGCGGAGGACGACCTGCGGCTCACCGTGGACGCGGAACCGCTGCGCCGGGTCACCGCCGACGGCACGGACGCCGCCGTCGCCCTGGCCTGCCTCCTGCACCGCGCCGAACTGCGGCTGGAGGACCTGCACAGGCTGATCCCGGCGTGCCCGGTGCTCGCAGCGGACCTCGGCCCGACGGTGGACCGGCTGGTGCGGGAGCGGGCGTTGACCATCGACGGGGACGGCCGGCTGGCCTTCGCCGTCCCCGCGCTGGCGGCGGCGCTGCGGACCCTGTCGCCCCGCCGCGACGTCCGCTCGATGCACGCCGCCGTCGTGCAGACGGTCGCCGAGCGGCTGGGCCCCGCCACCACGGGCGCCTGCCATCCGCTGCTGGCCGACCACGTCGCGGCCGCGGGTTTCGCGTTGAACGACGGCGTGGCGGTGCCCCTGCTGCTGGCGGCCGCCGCCAAGGACGCCCGGTCCTACCACCCGCGGGCGGCCCGAGCCTACTTGTCCGCGCTGCGCCGCCTGCCGCCCAACTACCCCGCGACGCTGGGCGTACTGCGCGAAGCCGCCGAACTGGGGCTGCGATGCGGCGACCACGTCGGCGTCCTCGCGCTGGCCGAACCGATCCTCGCCGGCCTGCGGGACCCCGGCCCCACCGACGGCGGCGGGCTGGAGTTCGCCTCCCTCGCCTGGGGGCTGTCCGCGCTGCACGAGCACCGGTCGCCCTACGACGACGGCGCCGTGCCCCGGGAGGTGTTCGCGCGGATGCCGCGGGCGGCGATGCTGGCGGCGCTCGGCGGCCGGTACGGGATCGGCCTGCTCACCCCATGGCCGCCGTCCGCGGAACCCGCCTCGGACAGCGGCCGGCTGCGCGACGGGCACGGTCCGCTGCCGTCCCAGACCGAGCTGCGGACGCTGGCCGCCGCCGTGGGCGGCCACGAGGAGCTGGCGAGGGCCGTCCACGGCCTCCAGCGGGAGGAGGTCTGCGATGCGGTCATCGGGCGGCTGCGTGACGCCGCGGCCTACGGCGACCTGGCGGGCGCCCTCGAATCCGTGCTGGGCGAACGCTACGTACGCGCGGACCACAGCGCCGCCGGCCGCTACCACGCCATGGTCACCGACTACCTGGCCGGACGCTGGGACGACGCCCTGTCGGCGGCCCGCGGCATCGAGCAGCGCGGCGGGGCCCGCGGCGGGCCCGGCGGCCAGTTGGCCCGGGCGCTGGCGGCCGAGATCCACTGCTTCCGCGGTGACCTCGTACGCGCCCGCGAGTGGCTCGACCGCATTCCCGGCACGGTCGTCCACCCGTTGGTGGCCCGCGCCCGGCTGGCGGTGCGGTACTGGTCGGGACAGCAGGACGCGGCGCTGGAGGAGGCATGGCACGCCGTGCGGCGGGCGCGCGACAGCGGCCTGCTCACGGGGGCCGAGCGGGTGCTGCTGCGCATCCTGGCGTTCGCCGAGGAGACCCGGCCGCGACAGGCGCGGCAGGCCCTGGAGCAGCTCGCGGCACTGCACGCGGAGGCGGACACGGCCATGACCCGGGAAGCGCTGCTCGTCGCCCGCGGGGTGCTGGACCGCGACGTGGACGGCGCCCACGACGCCTACCGCTCGGCCGAGCGGCGGGGCGACCGGCACATGATGCTGTACTGCTGCCAGGTCCTCGCCGAGGTCGGCGACGATCCCCAGCCGTGGCTGGCCGAGGCGGCGCGGCACACCCACCTGCTGTCGCTGGGGCGCCAGGGGCGCGCCCTGCTCGGCCGGTCGGCGCAACGCCGCAACATGCCGCTGCCGAGGGGCCGTTCGGCCCGCGAGGGCCTGAGCGAGGCGGACGTGCGGCTGATCCGCATGGTCGGCGAAGGCGGCACCAACCGGCAGATCGCGGCCCGTCTGGCGTGCAGTGAGAAAACGGTCGAACAACGGCTGGCCCGGCTGTTCCAGCGCACCGGCCGACGCTCGCGGGTGGAGCTGGTCGCAGCGTGGCTGGACGGGAGCCTGGCCGGGCGCGGCCCGGTGCCGGACGTCTCGCCGGGCGGTGCGGCGAGCCCGGGAGCGGGGTCCGGCCCGGCCGGCGGCTGA